A window of Acidimicrobiia bacterium genomic DNA:
TGCAACGACTAAAAGACTTGTCACCATAGAGAATGAAGAGAGAACGACGATTAGCGGGCGCCAAAGCACCCGGCTGGCGTTTCGCATGATGTTAAGGCCTCCGAGCCAAGGATGGACGAGGTGGTCCACCCTGTGTTTGAGCATACACTCACGTAATTCGGCGCGATGGATATATTTTCAAGGCGAATACGGACTAGTCACATAGCGCGGACCAGGCCTGCCCACCAGAGTCGAAAGTCCCGATCTGTTTTGCGGGATCGGCTGGACCCATCCGGCCGAAATCGACGGCACTTGTCGTAGGCTGACCGGAGATGGTGAAAGGACCAACCATGCAGAAAGTGGTAGTGACCGGAGGAAGCGGCAAGGCGGGCCGGGCTGTGGTGGCCGATCTGGTCGCCCACGGGTACACCGTCACCAACGTGGATGCCGCCGCTTCGCGCAACCCCGACGAACCGACGTTGATCGCCGACCTGACCGACCTGGGCCAGACGATCGAGGCGCTGAACGGCGCCGATGCGGTTATTCACCTGGCGGCCATCCCTGCTCCGAATGTATTGCCTGATGGCGAGACGTTCCGGGTCAACATGATGAGCACCTACAACGTGTTCTCGGCTGCCACCCAGATTGGTTTGGAGAAGGTTGTGTGGGCTTCGAGTGAGACCCTCATCGGCCTCCCTTTTGAACGAGAGCAGCCTCGCTACGCCCCCATCGACGAGGAGCATCCCCGACTACCAGAGTTCCATTACGCCCTGTCGAAGTTGGCCGGGGAGGTGATCGCCGAACAGTTCAACCGGTGGACCGGTATCCCCTTTGTTGCGTTGCGGTACTCGAATGTGATGGAGGAAGCCGACTACCTTCGCTTCCCGGCATTCTCCGAGAACCCGCAGAGCAGGGCATGGAATCTGTGGGGCTATGTGGATGCCCGCGACGTTGCGCAGTGCACCCGCCTCGCCCTCGAACGGGACATTCCCGGGGCCGAGGCGTTTCTGGTGGCTGCCGCCGATACCTGCATGACTCAGGCCAGCGCCGACCTCATGGCCGAGTTCTATCCGGAAGTACCGATCCGCTCCGAACTCGCCACCCACGAAACGTTGCTCTCAATCGACAAGGCCCGCCGCCTACTCGGTTACGAACCTATGCACTCGTGGCGAGACCAGTACACCGCATAGGCAGCGCCCGCTAGGTAAGTAGCGACCGCTAGGTAAGTAGCGACCGCACCCAAAAGCTATGGTTG
This region includes:
- a CDS encoding NAD(P)-dependent oxidoreductase, yielding MQKVVVTGGSGKAGRAVVADLVAHGYTVTNVDAAASRNPDEPTLIADLTDLGQTIEALNGADAVIHLAAIPAPNVLPDGETFRVNMMSTYNVFSAATQIGLEKVVWASSETLIGLPFEREQPRYAPIDEEHPRLPEFHYALSKLAGEVIAEQFNRWTGIPFVALRYSNVMEEADYLRFPAFSENPQSRAWNLWGYVDARDVAQCTRLALERDIPGAEAFLVAAADTCMTQASADLMAEFYPEVPIRSELATHETLLSIDKARRLLGYEPMHSWRDQYTA